From the Antennarius striatus isolate MH-2024 chromosome 15, ASM4005453v1, whole genome shotgun sequence genome, the window TATTGAACCTCTGACAGGTGTTTCCTTAAATCCGTCCAGTTTTTGGAGGAAAACTGCCTTTTTAAGTAGTGAAATATAAAACTAGATTGTACAAATTTATGTCATTATTATATAACAGGATGAGAACTATTTCATTTAAGCAGGGACCTTATCTACGTTCTGCTCACTTAACTTTTTATACGCGTCGTTAGGGCCTTCCTGTGTCGACAGGAACAACATGGGTTTGTGTAAATGTCGCGTCCTGCTGAACggtggtgtgtttgtttgtttttatgtagcTTTAACTCACTGGTGTTAAATGAACAGTTCGTGTTATCACCTCATCCCAGCCCTGATGGAAAATCTCCCAGACACCCACTgaacatttctggagcttcacagcaaacagctgaagaagatgatgatttCTTTAACTTTAAAAGAATCCTGCAAGCAGCTACTTTGAtggtaaacattttaaaaatgttaatgtacTCCGAGTCTCCAGAAGAGATTTGAACAGATGTTACTTTCACTAATTTTTAAGTGGAAAATGTTTGTGGCGAAAGCACCAGTGAAGATTCTAGGATGTAACTGACATCTTTCCAAACTAGTTTTGTACCTCCTTGAAATGTTTCTTGCATCATACATAATAATTTTGGTTTAAGAAGCTAAAGACTACATTACATTTTTAGCTTAACTGTTCCTTTAACAGGCATTACATCATATATTGGTGTGTAACGTAAAGGTGCTTGAACTGTCTGATCTgctgaattattttattctatttaataaatgtttttctttgaacTTTCCTTTTTCTCGTTGCTTTCACTTCCTTACCTTCTTTTGGAGCAGGTCCTGATAGAGATGCGTATCTAAGACGTGTGTTTTGCTCCCTGTAACATCCATCGTTTTAATGCTGATGTCTTCTCTCTTTAATCggcttcctgtttctgtctgaaTTTATACTTTGATAAAGGAATTTATAGTCTGTGTATTCAATAGCAAACAGTTAATTCCAACTGTATGggcaaatttaaattttctgaattttattctgACTGACGCGCTTCTATTAAAGGAGGGTGTTGTACACCGATGATCCGACAGGGGGCAGTGTTGCCCCAATGTTGGTGACCAGCgtcataaaatgaaaattggTACACCGTGTTCATGAGAGTATTTTCCTGTAGTTCTGAACATAGAGGAGAACAAGCTGTGGAGACTATTTTCAGAGTTTGTTTAATTCAGCATCAACAACCAGTCAAATATAGAACAATTCCTCCAGATGTGGATCCGGACCTCGAACCTCTAGCATCCTGTTTGCTTCTTCCATAGATGTTGGTCTGTCTCCAGGCTACATCTGGATTATTTCTGACACATGTTCTGTCTTTATGGTAAAAACATGACCGTGTAAAAACACCTGTGGACCTGAGCCTTCCATTATGAGAACATGATGCTGTTCTGTTCTCTGTGTTTACGAAGGAAATGATGCTGTGGGTGGAAGGTCTTGATTGGTGGGTTTGTAGTCTTGAGGCAACAACGGGTCCAGTTCTAGTTAAATACATGCCTGGTACCAGTTGGTCCATGAAAATAGGCTATaacaggttttgttttcacCTGTTTCTATTTGTTCATTGTTGGTTTGTCAACATGATTACTCACAAAAATAAAGGATGAATTTTCGTGAAATGCTGCAGTGGGTTGCCTATTTAACTGAAATATTCCACTCCGTTAGTTGTCCTCAGATTTAGTACCCATTTAAGAACTAGAACCCATAATCTGCAAGAGATTTAAAGAAATCCAGGAAGCATCTTTTCAGGGTTTGTCCTATATGATCTCTTTTCACAAAGCTTGAGAATAAAATTGAGCCTCAGAAAGCTGCTAGAAAATGTCCACAAAACTTCAAAGGATTAAAGCAAATGTCTCAGATTATCATTTGGTTCCCACCAAATGATAATCTTCTTAAACCAAATGATTTAGCTTCTTAAACCAAATGTTGTAAAAGGTCCTTTTTTAGTGACGAGAAcactgtaaaaatgtgtttgcagaCACTTTCACAAGGTGTTTTTGTTCTCATTCATCATAGCAATCCATCATTTTAGGgttaaatgggaaaaaaaccttaacagattttgttttctttcacaacatagggcggcagtagctcaccggagggtggccggttTAAGTCCCATGTGAACCTGACAACTGCAGTGGACAAATAATTCCCCCTAGGGTggactaataaagttgatttttatttcttcatccaAAAGTCCTCTGGCTTATCTACAGTTATTCTTGCAGCCTGCATCaatttcatgttgtgttttcaaCCATCCACCATCAGCTGGTCGTGGCCCGTCTGGTTTAAGACGTTCTGGCAGCTGCTGAACAAGACACTCCctcatgcagtgtgtgtgtgtgtcaaaggaGACAGGTGGGTGTATTTTCTGAGACAGGAGTGTGTTGCTTCACTTCATGCTTGGAAGAAGTAATAAAATGCAAGCCTGTGGGCTGGAAGTTTTTGTGTTGATGTGGCTGGTTTCTGCACACCTCCTCAACCTGAGTGCTGATTACAGTTTGAGTTTCAGAGGTTGTGCTGCTggaataaaggctttctatgcAGGAAGTTTCAAACCAGCAAAATGCACAACCAGAATCAAAAATATGTGCAAAAACAGACAGCTGACAaactatttttaacatttaatcaaatcacatgctCATCTGAAATTGCATGTTTGCTACCCGACACATTTCTCAGTCAGAGTCAAGTATTTTcaaagttattaaaaaacaaagttcTCCGTATTTCCTGAGCCGCGAAACTCACCACATAAAACATCATACTGCTTTATATTAAAGCATTATTGCAGCAGTCTCCAAAATAACTCAAAAATAAGTAGACTTCATGCAGCTCGTGGTGATTAACTCAAGTCTTCAGATGAtcccaaaaatgaaatgaaacggcATCGTTTCcattgaacaaattaaaaagatcatattaaagaaaacacattatcaCACTCAATCTCTTGAATTCTTGAATCTTAATTGTAGCCACTATTCTTAAAGCATGAACTGTAAACCCCAGCTGATGACTGTCCGATGGTTTGAATGCATCGCACAACAGTAAAAAAGACATGTTTCACCACGAGTTGCTGAGATAAAGATAGAGAGATTAAGGTTACGTCCATTGTTTCTTGGGCATGCTGACTCCTGAAATTGTAGACTAAACTTAGAGAAATGTTATGGAATTTAATTTTTGGGAAATGTTGAAATATAGAATATCAAGAATAGAAGGGATATTGCATGCAGTACTCTTTATCCCCCACCAAGGCTCAGCGGCCCCTTCAAGGGCCACAGCCTCCATGGAGTTACGTCTGTTTGTAGAAAACACCTGTAAAAGAATCTCTCACCATCAGAACATAGATCTCCATCCATCTATAGGTATATATTAGGAAAGCAGTTGGttcagcattttctttttttcttcccaaattataaccatctcctcctctctgaatAAAGAGATCCAATCGATTCTCTGGATCTAGTCCAGATTCCATTGGTTCTTTCTCTGGGACTGTGTCAGTTCTGCCACCCAGTTTCATGGAGCTCTGTTCAATATTTCAAGTGTAACTGctaaaactgtaaaaaacaaaaacaaaaaaatacaaaaacagcaacaaaaggaTGCAGTGTTTGAAACAATGGATGTGTATCCACTCCTCGACTCATTCATATTTCAGGAGCCCTGTGGTTTTGTGTCCTGCGGTTTTGCGTAACCCTCCTAACAAACATACAACAAACCAGCACAACTGATTCTGAGCAGAGGAAGTTTCAAATGtcattacaagaaaaaaaaagtgttgtcaAAGTACaaattcaattttcttttttgctggaAGATATCAAACATTTATAGATAGGTTTGTGTAtgagttcagtgtgtgtgtatgtgtgtgtgtgtgtgtgtgtgtgtgtgtgtgtgtgtgtgtgtgtgtgtgtgtgtgtgtgagagagagagagagagagagagagagagagagagagagagagagagagagagagttggtgCAGGTGTGTTCTCTCATAAATCGGGTCTTGTCCATCCCTCATGCTATTTTCATGGGCTTCACAATAAGGATTTGTTTGGTCACACTGGTTGGTTGTGGAGGTCATTCAGGTGTTGTGAGGTCAGAGGCAGTTAGGAGTTAACTTCAGCAACAAGTGAAGGAACAAAACCAGcaaataagaaagaaaagaaaagccaaCATCCTGCCTAATATGAGCTTCGTCCAGCTAAAGTTTTAAAATTGATAGAGTGCATTTAAAATTGGCTggtttaaggttttttttttctttttctgtttagcTATTTTTAAAGgaacaacctttttttaaacataaccTTTAGGGACTAAAATTCAGGATCTTTCAATTCCCTCTTGAACTGTCCAGGACTTTCTCTTTCCGTGACACTGACATGATTTCCTGTTCATGATCGCTTAGTTGACATAAATAACGGGTCACATAACACATTCATCTGAAGCTCTAATGAATTCTGTTGCTCACCACTTCCAGAAAGCTCTGTGCACTAATGATACCTCTATTAAATGTTAAGAGATGGATGCTATTCTGGACATTTGAATGAATTTACAGCTCCATCCTTTATGTGAGtgggtgtggatgtgtgtgggaTGTGGGTTTCTTAGCTCAGcggggaaacatttttttaggcCAAATAAAGAGCATCCCATGTGAAGCCCACATTCCTGAGTCtgtggtttgtgtctgtttaatGGAGGGAGGAGGCTGCATGCGTGAAGATCCTCTCAGGATGGACTCACATGCTTTCTGTTTAGTCTTTCCTTCTTTTACAGGTATATTAGTTTAACTGACAGCTGCATGTGGCAGCTGCAGAATCACTCATTCTTGCTAACCTCATGCTAATCCATTGCAACTCAGGGTGGGGTTCAACACTGAATGTTGAATCACGCCACCTTGTGGTTGGAGTGGTTCAGCTGTCAAAGTCGGGTGGGGTTAAATGTTAATGCTGTTGGGTTTGAACCAACAACACATTCACAGTTCATAAAATGAACGATCTCCCATTACTGGACTAATAATATAGTGtgaagaaataaaactgaagttgCACTTTATGGTAACAGAAAAGATTATGGGCTATCATCCACTCTAGCTACGTTAATTATGAATATATATGAATGCAGCTCCCTAAGTTTACAGCTAGTATCcatttaatcaatattaaaCTAATTAAACCACATTCTTCAGATGTTTCTTATTACAATACGAACAatctaataatataatttatattcaGGTATCAGTCACAGACAGACGGCGATTATTTATTACAGTATCAGTAACCTTGCAGAGTGAAGCTGAAAATTCTTCATATACTTTCACCAACGATTAATGAAAGTTCAACAGAACTTCACTACAAATGTCTGTCACCTATTTGAATGGAAGCATTCAGGATGGAACCATTTGGAGTTTCTGTTCCGCCTTGAAACCACTAAAAACTCTGACCAGCTTCACAACAACcttcctgcagctgcagcctCAGTGACCTCGCCCACATGTACAAACATATGAGCAGCATGCGCGCGCTTTACAAGTGAATTACAGGCAATGAAAGAACACATTATCACACTCAAGGTTATAAAACTCTGTCCAGGTCTGTAAACACCTCCTGTTTCGCTCACATCATCATCCTGGCCAGACCGGGTTGTTAGAGAGCAGACGAGTGGAGTGGACGTGTTGGTTAGATTACACACTCATTACTGAAAGCCTGCAGCATCCTGTTTGTCAGCGCTGACAAAGACACAGGAAAGTATATGATATTTAGATTTCACTCTAAATTTACTAAATGGTTTGTGGGTTTTCCAGCTGAAGTGGACCTCAAACCTATCAGTCATTTCTGAGGAAGCTCATGTGcttaaaacaattaaatgtaCTCATCTTTATGATGAGAAAAGCAGCTGTATTTACATCTTGAGGGAGGTTTTGGTGACTaggaatgtgttttttattggcCTGGGATGTCCTGGCTTTGCTTTGGTCTGTCAGAGTCTGGGGTTTGGCTCTGGCTCCAGGTCTGGGTGGATCCAGACAGCTCCTACAGTGTGGTTTAACAGGGTCAGTGGTTAGAGTCGGGGCTGGGGCCACTGCTGTAGCTTTCACAGAAACATCTGCTCCTGAAGGACTGGCCGAAATAATGACGAGAAGACTGGAAGACATTAGGAGCTGAAACACACCGGCATAGcaaataaacaaagggaaatgtTTGATCTGCAGCACTGTCAGATCGAACAAACTGACTGTGAATGGTGCATCCAAGGGATAAAGGTGAAGGTCATGACCTTTTGCGGGAGGACATCTGCAGATCAGCTCTTTGAGTGATTCTGCAGACAGAAGGTGTTGTGTGAAGAAACTGCAGGTGTCAATACTGCATGTTGAAGTGCTGATGGTAAACCACAATGCTGCTTGAAGAAAAGTCGAATTAGactgataaagtatgaaaacgatgaaatattaatgacaaAGGAAAACTGCAGAAAACTGATGAAATATGAATAATGAGGGAAATACCAAGCTTATGAAAAAGCTGACACTAAACCACAATGCGGGCTGAAAAAGCTGAATCACTAAACGATACTAATGATGAGAAACACATGGAGTTACTAAAAatgatcagaaagaaaacaaatggttGAAATACAATGAattgtgtgtaaaatatttaaatgtcatgacGCTTGCATCCTGGTACCAGCAGGTGCCAGTATATCTATTTCAATCTCATGGTGAACAACCATGAGATTGAGACAACTTCTTTTCAGGATTTCAGAAGCTTCATACAGTGTCAGGTTTTTCATTCACCTGTGGTCACACATTAAACAGCCATTGctcctttctgtgtttttattcctccGTAAATCATTTGCAGAAATTGACTCGATGAGCTGCAGAATACCGAGACCACAGACGTGTAAAGACAACACTtaataaacataaaacaataaaaacactcactggtaaattatttccttctgttgtgtttttataaatagATATTTAATTGGATTGCTTACTTTTTATTTGCACACATCGCATGAAACATTAAGTTATTAGTCAGTTTAATTCTATTTCTGCAAACAACACTTCTACTGAAAAACATATtacaaaatgtcttttatttactttgtaaattcattttttattcaatattgCAAAATTATTTCCCTGGaacttaaaataattaaagaatttGGGTCAAATGATCTGTTCGGAACTTGTCCTGGAACAAATAAGTACCACATCTACTGAGAGCTGACATTattctctaatttttttttcttacttctagaagaagaaatgaaataaaagtgactAAAATGCCCTCAGACCCTGGAATTTCGGATGATCTGCTGTGGGAGCGTGAACAGAGAGAACTCTTGAATGGAAACACATCCTGGCTGAACTCAGTCTGATGCTCTCATGGAGCTAAAAGATGCTTGTGGCTGTTGGCCTCCACTCCTTCAAAACAGAGACGGTCGTGTAGAAGCGCTGAGCAAATCCAAACACCAGTTCATCAGCTGGGTGTGGTGTTGTGTGTGAGCTAAACACCACATCCACTCAGTTATCTATGGGATGGGGGGCTCATTCAGTACATTGTCCTGCTTCTTTCCTTTATGGGGAGACATTTGGTtgaattctttatttatttatcctgaGAAGAATATATCTGTTAGAACTGAACCAATGTGTTCTCAGCATTCAACAAGCCTGTTGAATGACAGCTGTGTTTTGGTTCAAACAGTCTGGTTTCATgtagatttaattttattacatggttttagacaaaataaatatttttcatccaaatttattcacaaacatgcttcaaacaaacaaatgtcagATGCTGTCTTTCACATGGACTTTTTCGGGTCAATGGATTGCTTCTTGCTGCTACACAACCCTCCACCTGTGACATTCATTTGTTAATACACTATCAACCCCCATAGGCACATTGTCTTGCAAAACtttaacagaaacatttttccaCACCTCTTTGAAAAAAATGGCCATATGTAAGCATTAGAACCAACCACATTGGCTAATTTTACCTCTAAAGAGTAAGCCCTCCAGAATTTCTCTTGGTTGTCCCATGATCTTGTCATTTCATTGTTACGATCGATGGTTCAGGCTGTGACCCAACCTTTTAACTGGTTATCTTCTAGGAATTTCATTAAAGCCAGTCTGGGAGTGTAATTGATCTCAAATTTATATTacaaaatttttcatttaatttcatttccaGTGTATGCCTCTACAGGAGTTTCCCAATAGACTCTACAGTATACTGATGAAATTTCACCATTGTTAAAGTTTAAGCTAGACGGGTAAAGTGGGTGGAAAAAGTCAAACCCTCCTTTAGTAGCTTTGACACCCATTGGAACCTTATAGTAGAGATGAACAGACAAAGAAGCAGAGAGGACAGGCAGAGGAGGGCTGAGGACAGAGGACAGTGGgccagtaaaacagaatatattCTGGTTGTTGCAGGACAGGTTGTTGGTGTGGGAAATGTGTGGAGATTTCCTTACCTGTGTTACAAGAACGGTGGAGGTGAGTAGAGTGTAAtcattatttgtatttcatgCAGTGACATAAGGGCAACACTGGTTTTAATAAAAGATTTCACTGAATGAACCTGTAATTGACATCAAACACTTGTTTAGGTGCATTTCTGGTACCATATGGTGTGTTTGCCTTGTTGTTTGGGATACCTCTGTTCCTACTGGAGTCCTCCATTGGTCAGTACACCCAGGAAGGATTTGCAACCTGCTGGACAAAGTTATGTCCACTGGCACAAGGTCAGTCACTGTGTGTTGAGATGAAGATCATTGTTTGTGGCTATGCACACGTAGGATGGCTTTGAGGCCCAGTAAAAAGTCCTAAGGAACGGTTGCTGTTCTAGTGCCTCCCTTTTACGTTATTGTATATTTGTGTGCAAAATATTATACAAATGTAAAGCAGCATTTCAGCCCAGCAGATAATGACTCCCAAACCTCTCAACCCAGTGACAAATATATCACTTGGTCCCTGGCACAAGTTACATGTGCGTctatatgtgtttttattgcttgTGGATACACATTCCTTTAAATGAAGTACCTGTTGGTAGCCCAAATACCATTCTTCTTGAAAGTTGGCTGGTTTCCCCAAATGCCTCAAAGGGAAGTTCACCAAATCATTATATCCACACGGACAGgagatttccatttttaaatccTATAAAAAGTtagtaaaatatttgtttttccaggAACTGGATACGGACAACTTATTATCAGAATGTTTGACTGCAGCTACATCTTAATTCAAGCCTGGGCTCTCTTCTACCTGATattctccttcagctcccagCTTCCCTGGGTCATCTGTGAGAATTCCTGGAATACAGGTAAACAGGATACAGACTTAACTTTCGAGCAAAAAACGTGTTTTAGTATTATCATATGTttaattttccacattttgctcactacaacttttttttgttcacttaACCAGCTAACTGTTTCAGTCTTCAGACTTTGAAATCAAACTCAGCAAATCAAACCGTTCTGGAGAACTccacttctgctgctgttgaaTTCCTCGAGTAAGTTTTAAGCAATCTCGATTGATTAATATTGATATTCAAATGATTTCATACCTGCGGTAGCTTTTACATAGTAGAGGTGCTCTATTGAAAATCACTGGATTCAGACAGTGATCTGTTTCACGTCAAAATATAAAGAATTcccaaaacatttcattaaatgtcTCCCCAGACGGCGGGTgttgggaatgtctggaggCATTGAGGAGCTGGGCAGTGTGAGGTGGGAGCTGGCCTTGTGTCTTCTGGCCTGCTGGACGTTCTGTTACTTCAGTGTCTGGAAAAGTGTCAGATCTTCTGGAAAGGTTCagtggaaacattttcaagCTTGTTCATCCTTTATACCTAATGAATATTACAGTTGTATTCCTATTTATTTCAGGTAGCATACGTCACAGCCACGTTCCCCTATGTGATGCTCGTCATTCTGCTCATAAGAGGAGCCACTCTACCTGGTGCTCTGGATGGGATCTACTACTACCTGTATCCAGACATAAACCGCCTGGCTAACTTTGAGGTGGACTGTTTAACTGCTTCTGAGAATcaattaaatcatttaaatttaaggATGATTCCTTGAAGAATTGTTCAATGTCATTGTAGCAAATTTCCACCAGGATTTGCTCACCACCATGCCGAGACTCATTTGTATTTCTTGTGCTATAAATAtgcatacatccatacatccattccaaattatttttctgtcaagatTTACATTCTCCCATGTATCATTTTCAGCATTGATACCTTTACAAAGGGACAATTCTTGCAGCTTCTATAAATGAATAACAAGGAACAAGTGTTGAGTTATTCTAGATTTATTTGTTGAAAGTCCAGAAATGTGTTGTGAACTACAAAACTTCACCAAACTCTGGAGTGGATAGATACTGATTCACTTTTCATTTCTGGATGAAGCattcttttaatttatataatgtTAGGTTTAGTCATCGTACTTGATTGTTTGGTTTGGTCTACTGACTATTTTTAAGGTGCTTTATGGGGCAGAATCCTCCAACTCCATAGAATGAACCTTGATAATATAGCCCTATCATGTCTTAATAAATCCCCCTGATTAGGACTGTTATTTATACTGACACCTCCGAATTCAAGAGAAGCTGAATTAGGACTCTGATATCAAAACcatctttttttacattcttaCATTGCAGGTCTGGGCAGATGCGGGATCTCAAATAATGTTTTCCTACAGTTTGACTACAGGGACACTAACTGTCCTGGGCAGCTATAACGTCTACAACAACAACTGTTACAGGTAAGGATAACTCAGTTAAAGCAACTGCTTTAAATTTTTCAAAGAATCAAATCACAATTTGCCTCAGAGGGATTTACAAACTGTACATGGTAAAACCCTTTACCCGTCTACCCTGAAAATTAGTGAGGAAAATTGCCACAAAAACcctaacaggaaaaaaaaaatgaggaaaaacctCTGGGAGAACCATCGTGATCATATCATGAAGTTACTTGAAAATTCTGAAAACAGTGAATTTGACTTAATTCCATTAAACTGAGGGATTGCGTCTTTGATCTCAGTCCTCTGGCCACAACCCAGAGTACATGACTATACAGGGttgtaaattaatgtaaatcATCACATGTCATACCAAACAAGAGATATCCATCAATCTCTGGCAAAGAACGATGGCCTCAGTCTTGGAGGTACTGACTCTAATGGCAGCTGATTCACTCTTGCCATAAATTAGTCTGCTGCATGTTCTACTTTTTGGGTTAATGCCatactttaatttttaattctgacATTACCAAATAACAAACTCTTGTCACCCTGACCGCACCTTGAGATACTTTCTATAAATATTGTAAAAAGGAGTGACTTAGGATAGCCTAGCCTATCCCATAACCGTGGAGGGTCATTGTAGGACCACAGACAACCTGTGGTTGTCATCATATGGTCTGTCTTGGGCAATTGAACTAGGCGACGCCCATCCCTCTCCAGGTAGGATGAAGTTTAACATCATACCCAAGACGGTGACTCAGGATATAATTGGTGAAGTCCAAgattcttctccttctcctatTTTGACACGAGTCTTTTGTATGATGAGTCCATGTCTTTCTGTGACCTCCAGAGACTCTTTTTGGCTTTGTCTGCTGAACAGTGGGACCAGTTTTGTTGCTGGGTTTGTCATCTTCTCTGTCCTCGGGTTCATGGCTCATTCACAGGGTGTGACCGTCGACACAGTGGTTGATTCAGGTATACTTTACGAAGACATGCTGCTCAGGAACAAAGACTGTTCACCTTCTTGATCATTTCCTGTCCACAGGTCCAGGTTTAGCCTTCATAGCTTACCCTCAGGCAACAGCTCTGATGCCGTTGCCGCAGTTCTGGACTGTCTGTTTTTTCCTGATGCTCCTTTTCCTCAGTGTTGACACACATGTAAGGCATATCATTTCATGTTAATTGTGTGTTCATGATTAAGGCATCCATAAAAATAATTGTTGTCTCACTCTCCTTCATCCCCAGTTTGTGTCATTCGAATGTTTAATCACCACAATAATGGACTTGTTTCCAAAGTTGTTTCGTACAAAAGGAAGGCATGAAATCTTTGTTTTATGCATGTGTTTGGTCTTTTTCATCATACAACTGATCCTGGTCACTGAAGTGAGTAAGATAATTCCATAAAAGTGCAGTAAATTAATTATTGTCAGTTTCTCTCAATCAAATCTCCTCCTGCTACAGGGAGGGATTTACATTTTCCAGCTTATTGATTATTATGGGACCACCAGAGTTTGTCAGTATTTCATGGCTTTATCTGAGTGTGTGGCACTGTCCTGGGGATTTGGTGAGAAATTAAATGTTACACAAAGTCATAGAATGATTATAAATGCTGCTGATTGGAGTGGttcctttattttcattaaatatcTTTTGGTAGACTTTTGTCGAATACTCCATAAGACTACACtatgctactactactactactactactactactactactactactactactaataataataataataataataatagtataataAAATGTGTATGACTCATATTAACAGGTGTTGATCGTTTTATGAACATCATTGAGGACATGACAGGACAGAAACCAAATGTTTTCTTCAAACTGTGTTGGAAATACATCGTTCCTGTGGTGTCGCTGGTGAGTCAGACAGACTTTCAATGACCAGATAATTGTATTGCTCTGATAATAAGAGTAAAGGCTCAGTTACACTTCCTCTCTGTATAAAAATACATGTCATTTTCAACCGCTGCATCattcatttgttaatttttttcattcattcatttactttctTGAAGATGAGCCAATCAGTAATCGTCCCGTGTTCAGCTGTTTATCCTCCTGGGGTGCACCCTGGATGAGGTGCCAGCTCAATGCAGGaccacataaaagacaaacaaccactcacactcacacttgtGGACAATTTGATGTGATCATTTCAtaaactgcacagaaaggaatcaaact encodes:
- the LOC137608861 gene encoding sodium- and chloride-dependent GABA transporter 3-like, encoding MNRQRSREDRQRRAEDRGQWASKTEYILVVAGQVVGVGNVWRFPYLCYKNGGGAFLVPYGVFALLFGIPLFLLESSIGQYTQEGFATCWTKLCPLAQGTGYGQLIIRMFDCSYILIQAWALFYLIFSFSSQLPWVICENSWNTANCFSLQTLKSNSANQTVLENSTSAAVEFLERRVLGMSGGIEELGSVRWELALCLLACWTFCYFSVWKSVRSSGKVAYVTATFPYVMLVILLIRGATLPGALDGIYYYLYPDINRLANFEVWADAGSQIMFSYSLTTGTLTVLGSYNVYNNNCYRDSFWLCLLNSGTSFVAGFVIFSVLGFMAHSQGVTVDTVVDSGPGLAFIAYPQATALMPLPQFWTVCFFLMLLFLSVDTHFVSFECLITTIMDLFPKLFRTKGRHEIFVLCMCLVFFIIQLILVTEGGIYIFQLIDYYGTTRVCQYFMALSECVALSWGFGVDRFMNIIEDMTGQKPNVFFKLCWKYIVPVVSLISFILYLVEYKHLKFNNWYIYPDWAYGVGLTMMLSSVLMVPLWAIGKKFESRHMSQKHFAALCHHAEDPIMQRRIMGERETSVQLTTSARTT